Within the Candidatus Methylomirabilota bacterium genome, the region CGCTCGGCATGGGGTCCTCCTCTGGTGTACGACTGTACAACACCGTCAGGGCTGGAGCCGCGTGGCGGTCCAGGGCCCGCCCCGGTAGCCCTCGCCCGCGCGGGCGAGCGCGCGGGTCCAGGCCGCGCGGTCGTGGGCGCGGGCGGGCTGGCCCACCCAGAGCTCGACGCGCTCGGCCCAGACGCGATAGCCGCCCCAGCGCGGCGGGCGCGGCGCGTCGCCGGCGAAGCGCGCCGCCGTCTCCTCGATCTTCTGGAGGAAGGCCGCGCGTGAGGCGATGGGCCGGCTCTGCTCGCTGGCGGCGGCCGCAATGCGCGCATCCGGAGGGCGCGCGAGCCAGTAGGCGTCTGAGTCGGCGTCCGGCGCGGGGGTCACCGGCCCCTCGATCCGAACCTGGCGCTCGAGGGCGTCCCAGTGGAAGACGAGCGCCGCGCGCGGGGCCTTCGCGAGCGCGCGGCCCTTGGCGCTCTCGCGATCGGTGTAGAAGACGAGCCAGCCCGCGTGAGCGTCGAAGCCGCGGCAGAGCACCATCCGCGCCGCCGGGCGGCCGTCGGGCTCGACGGTCGCGAGCGTCATGGCGTGGCCGTTCCGGATGGCCGCGAACGCCTCCTCCATCCAGCTCCCGAGGAGCTCGAGCGGGCTCTCGGGCAGGGGCTCGGGCAGCGGCGGCTTCACGACGTGGCTATCGGAGCCGGGCGGCGAGGCCCCGCTTCACCTCGGGCCACTCGGCGTCGCGGATCGAGTAGCAGGCGCTGTCCCGCACGGCGCCGTCCGCGCCGATGCGCGCGGCGCGCAGGACGCCGTCGAAGCGCGCGCCGAGGCGGAGGATGGCCTCGCGCGAGCGCGCGTTGCGGGCGTCGGTCACGAGGCTCACGCGATGGACTCGCCAGGTTTCGAAGGCGTGGGTGAGCATGAGGAGCTTCGCCTCCGTGTTGATCCCGCTCCTCCGGACATCGGGCGCGAGCCAGGTCCAGCCGATCTCGACGACGTCGGGCAGGTCGGCGCCGCGTTGGTTCGGATTGCCCGCGGGCCACGCCCAGAACTCGACGTTGCCGAACCGGGTCGAGCCCACGACATGGCCCGTCGCGCGCTCCACCGTGGCGAAAGGCAGCGCGCGCCCGTCCCGCTGCTCCCGCAGCGCGGCCTCGACGTACGCACGGGTGGCGGGCTCGTCCGCGGGAACCAGGGTGAACGCGAAGCTCTCGCGCGGCCCCGCGCCGATCTTCGCGAGCGCCGGGACGTGGCCGAGAGTGAGCGGCTCGAGGCGCACGTAGCGTCCCT harbors:
- a CDS encoding GNAT family protein produces the protein MPTSVTLEGRYVRLEPLTLGHVPALAKIGAGPRESFAFTLVPADEPATRAYVEAALREQRDGRALPFATVERATGHVVGSTRFGNVEFWAWPAGNPNQRGADLPDVVEIGWTWLAPDVRRSGINTEAKLLMLTHAFETWRVHRVSLVTDARNARSREAILRLGARFDGVLRAARIGADGAVRDSACYSIRDAEWPEVKRGLAARLR
- the pdxH gene encoding pyridoxamine 5'-phosphate oxidase, whose product is MKPPLPEPLPESPLELLGSWMEEAFAAIRNGHAMTLATVEPDGRPAARMVLCRGFDAHAGWLVFYTDRESAKGRALAKAPRAALVFHWDALERQVRIEGPVTPAPDADSDAYWLARPPDARIAAAASEQSRPIASRAAFLQKIEETAARFAGDAPRPPRWGGYRVWAERVELWVGQPARAHDRAAWTRALARAGEGYRGGPWTATRLQP